In one Thermococcus sp. 2319x1 genomic region, the following are encoded:
- the nucS gene encoding endonuclease NucS translates to MKVEAKLNPTYEEIVDIFNRALSKEAIVNIFAHCRVFYDGRAKSELGPGDRVILIKPDGSFLIHQKEKREPVNWQPPGSSVGLEVKEGRIFLRSIRRKPREILEVELLHVYLISYFQAEDYEELALTGSEAEMADLIFENPSVIEDGFKPLFKEKPIKHGIVDVLGVDKEGNIVVLELKRRRADLHAVSQLKRYVEAMKEEHEKVRGILVAPSLTSGAKKLLEKEGLEFRRLTPPKRGKSKRGRQKTLFD, encoded by the coding sequence ATGAAAGTTGAGGCAAAGCTTAACCCCACTTACGAAGAGATAGTGGATATTTTCAACCGGGCCCTTTCAAAGGAGGCTATAGTAAATATTTTTGCCCATTGTAGGGTTTTTTATGATGGAAGAGCAAAAAGTGAACTCGGCCCGGGTGATAGAGTTATATTAATAAAGCCTGATGGCTCCTTTTTAATTCATCAAAAGGAAAAGCGAGAGCCCGTCAACTGGCAACCTCCCGGGAGCTCTGTCGGGCTTGAGGTAAAAGAAGGCAGGATATTCCTAAGAAGCATCCGGCGAAAGCCTCGGGAGATTCTTGAAGTGGAGCTCCTCCATGTTTACCTTATATCCTATTTTCAGGCGGAAGACTATGAGGAGTTGGCATTAACTGGTAGTGAAGCTGAAATGGCGGATCTAATCTTTGAGAACCCTTCGGTTATTGAAGACGGCTTTAAACCGTTATTTAAAGAGAAGCCCATAAAGCATGGAATCGTGGACGTTCTTGGGGTGGACAAAGAGGGAAATATTGTTGTCCTTGAGCTCAAACGCAGGAGGGCAGATTTGCATGCTGTCAGTCAGTTAAAGAGATATGTCGAGGCCATGAAGGAAGAGCATGAAAAAGTGCGCGGCATTTTGGTCGCTCCTTCCCTGACTTCCGGTGCCAAAAAACTTCTGGAGAAAGAGGGGCTGGAGTTTAGAAGGCTGACCCCTCCAAAAAGAGGAAAATCCAAGAGGGGAAGGCAAAAAACGCTCTTCGATTAG
- a CDS encoding PIN domain-containing protein, producing MEKIIEKPELQILINLVQMGEKIRVSSPVYNIPLLEAFPYREGYKIRVLAREDEFHKVLRGKERYLYDLPTYRDFYECFLSSGIINYANIDEFQEKLNAYKSLTKRIIFAPDTNLLYHAFLSKLKGAEGIQIAIVDLVKKEIENSMNFKYKPAQLKELRKILHNSHLLQEFSNRRMKKSRKAAYIALKEYEKIKDKVIEVKSIDEKANTNDELIVKTLKEFDKNTPSLVVLLTADIAMTDIAKIEGVEYFLFEYPHEELSEHYATGYRLRTLIFNLAAVFGVIEMNNVLLFGEFRGKTGLNELKLVFKKDIHQEFNFHWNLCRRLMELKIER from the coding sequence ATGGAAAAGATTATAGAGAAGCCTGAACTTCAGATACTCATCAACTTAGTCCAGATGGGAGAAAAAATAAGAGTGAGCAGTCCCGTCTACAACATCCCGCTTTTAGAGGCGTTTCCCTACAGAGAGGGGTACAAAATAAGAGTGTTAGCCAGAGAAGACGAATTTCATAAAGTACTCCGAGGAAAAGAAAGGTATCTCTATGACCTCCCCACATACAGAGATTTTTATGAGTGCTTCCTTTCCAGTGGAATAATAAACTACGCAAACATTGATGAGTTCCAGGAGAAGCTTAACGCATATAAGAGCCTCACGAAAAGAATAATCTTTGCTCCGGATACCAACCTATTGTACCACGCGTTTTTATCCAAGCTCAAGGGGGCGGAGGGGATTCAGATAGCAATAGTGGATTTAGTAAAGAAGGAAATAGAAAACTCAATGAACTTCAAGTACAAACCAGCACAACTAAAAGAGCTGAGGAAAATTCTCCACAATTCGCATTTGCTCCAAGAATTCAGCAACAGGAGGATGAAGAAATCGAGGAAAGCAGCGTACATAGCCCTAAAAGAATACGAAAAGATAAAAGACAAAGTAATAGAGGTAAAAAGCATTGATGAAAAGGCAAACACAAACGACGAACTGATAGTAAAGACCTTGAAGGAGTTCGACAAAAACACCCCGTCACTCGTAGTTCTCTTAACGGCAGATATAGCCATGACGGACATAGCGAAAATTGAAGGGGTTGAATATTTTCTCTTTGAATACCCCCACGAAGAGCTAAGCGAACACTACGCGACCGGTTACCGGCTGAGAACCCTAATCTTCAATTTAGCGGCAGTTTTTGGTGTTATAGAAATGAACAACGTGCTTTTGTTTGGTGAATTTAGGGGAAAAACTGGGCTAAACGAATTGAAGTTGGTCTTTAAGAAGGACATACATCAAGAGTTTAATTTCCACTGGAACCTGTGCAGAAGGCTGATGGAATTAAAAATTGAAAGGTAG
- a CDS encoding PQ-loop domain-containing transporter, which produces MKELVGLIGMLLLVSSWIPQTWETIKNKKCPLNLEFVLVYVAASTLLAIYSYLIGDWVFLTLNSLAALQSGVNLYVKLRYK; this is translated from the coding sequence ATGAAGGAACTCGTGGGACTCATAGGAATGCTTCTTCTCGTGAGCTCTTGGATTCCTCAAACGTGGGAAACAATCAAAAACAAGAAGTGTCCGCTGAATTTGGAGTTCGTCTTGGTGTACGTTGCCGCATCAACACTGCTTGCAATCTACTCTTATCTAATAGGGGACTGGGTATTCCTAACTTTGAACTCCTTGGCAGCTCTCCAGAGTGGCGTCAATCTCTACGTTAAGCTAAGATACAAATAA
- a CDS encoding SDR family NAD(P)-dependent oxidoreductase, with protein MELKGKVALVTGASQGIGRAIAVALAKKGCNVIINYARDEENAKKTEEMCRAYGVETLVVRADVSSREEVREMVEKAIQKFGRIDILINNAGILGKTINPMEISDEEWDRVLGVNLKGAFIVTQEVLKCMKKGKIVNIASIAGKDGGTVGAHYAASKGGLIAFTFNLARHLAPNILVNAVAPGPVATDMINEEMRERLRKLSLTGEIARPEDIAHAVIFLLENDHITGEVVDVNGGRLMD; from the coding sequence ATGGAGCTGAAAGGGAAAGTGGCTTTGGTAACCGGAGCCTCCCAAGGAATAGGGAGGGCAATTGCAGTTGCTCTGGCAAAGAAGGGATGCAACGTGATTATAAACTATGCAAGGGATGAAGAAAACGCAAAGAAAACCGAAGAAATGTGCAGAGCTTATGGTGTAGAAACCCTCGTAGTCAGGGCAGATGTAAGCAGCAGGGAAGAAGTCAGAGAGATGGTGGAAAAAGCTATCCAGAAGTTTGGAAGAATTGACATCCTAATCAACAATGCCGGAATCCTTGGAAAGACAATAAACCCGATGGAGATAAGCGATGAAGAGTGGGACAGAGTTTTGGGAGTTAACTTAAAGGGAGCCTTCATAGTTACGCAAGAAGTTCTCAAATGCATGAAGAAAGGCAAAATAGTTAACATAGCCTCAATAGCCGGTAAAGACGGCGGGACTGTAGGAGCCCACTATGCGGCATCAAAAGGAGGGTTAATAGCATTCACTTTTAATCTCGCGAGGCACTTGGCACCGAACATTTTAGTAAATGCCGTTGCCCCGGGACCCGTTGCAACTGATATGATAAATGAAGAGATGAGAGAAAGGCTAAGAAAGCTTTCATTAACCGGGGAGATAGCCAGACCAGAAGATATAGCCCACGCAGTAATATTCCTCCTCGAAAATGACCACATAACTGGAGAAGTCGTTGACGTTAACGGAGGCCGGTTGATGGATTAA
- a CDS encoding SPASM domain-containing protein, producing the protein MVIGVGGSDHWKFSTNGLKIATVAKPPWSHKPHDGKLERIILSLGRGKGKFSELHGIPRSLGCIGNNRFILRDEKIGMEEIEKVVKEFTRVGGQEIYLVNYDEVEELGEISRHILASFPGDVFATIRIEDIDALEPVEGLKVIVEMEYSEDALSELKHLKWAHGALIMAKYKEYTELLQQKVEFPGEVYVDILFPGSLKKVDFNLFEVKKLLSSSPNRYHSCLAGTISIAADGYITPCPLLRNFVVGNIRRDKLWYLPRKKVLNQFWTLTKENIPLCRSCPFKYTCHDCRALEYQASGEICGMEYCEFLGINFNQTPE; encoded by the coding sequence ATGGTGATTGGCGTGGGTGGTAGCGATCATTGGAAGTTTAGTACCAATGGATTAAAGATTGCAACTGTAGCAAAGCCCCCATGGAGCCATAAACCTCACGATGGCAAACTGGAAAGGATTATTTTAAGCTTGGGTAGGGGAAAGGGAAAATTCTCAGAGCTTCACGGCATTCCTCGCTCTCTCGGCTGCATAGGAAACAACAGGTTTATCTTAAGAGACGAAAAAATAGGGATGGAAGAAATTGAAAAAGTAGTTAAAGAGTTTACAAGAGTGGGTGGTCAGGAAATATACTTGGTGAACTATGACGAAGTTGAAGAGTTAGGTGAAATTTCAAGGCATATCTTGGCGAGCTTTCCTGGAGATGTTTTTGCCACGATTAGAATTGAAGATATCGACGCCCTTGAGCCGGTAGAAGGCTTAAAGGTAATAGTGGAGATGGAATATTCGGAAGATGCTCTCTCGGAACTGAAACATCTAAAATGGGCTCATGGGGCGCTAATAATGGCAAAGTATAAGGAATACACTGAGCTTCTTCAGCAGAAAGTTGAGTTTCCTGGGGAAGTTTATGTGGACATCCTTTTTCCGGGCTCATTAAAAAAAGTTGATTTTAACCTGTTTGAGGTTAAGAAGCTTTTGTCGTCTTCTCCAAACAGGTACCACAGTTGCTTGGCTGGTACGATCTCTATAGCGGCGGACGGTTACATAACTCCCTGTCCCTTGCTGAGGAATTTCGTGGTCGGCAACATAAGAAGGGATAAGCTCTGGTATCTGCCGAGGAAGAAAGTTCTAAATCAGTTTTGGACACTCACCAAAGAGAATATCCCTCTCTGTCGCTCGTGCCCCTTTAAATACACTTGTCATGACTGCAGGGCGCTTGAATATCAAGCATCCGGGGAAATCTGCGGCATGGAATACTGTGAGTTTTTGGGGATTAACTTTAATCAAACTCCAGAATAG
- a CDS encoding DUF473 domain-containing protein — protein sequence MELLVLGGIARRTLDQLLRNPYRTIEVRSARNVIVTRKLKQGERVFLTYETLQDVTRGTEGIIAEVLKIEEMEQRIPWEESDEREVTVCRIQLRLVGLGKVIEISSEDNVMKVKVREMLPQEMAMG from the coding sequence ATGGAACTTCTTGTACTTGGTGGGATAGCCCGGAGAACCCTTGACCAGCTTTTAAGAAACCCCTACAGAACGATAGAAGTGAGGAGTGCAAGAAACGTTATCGTTACTCGAAAATTAAAGCAAGGAGAAAGGGTATTCTTAACTTATGAGACCCTTCAAGACGTAACCCGCGGAACGGAGGGAATAATAGCAGAAGTGTTAAAGATAGAAGAAATGGAACAAAGGATACCTTGGGAAGAAAGCGATGAACGAGAAGTTACGGTATGCAGAATACAGCTAAGGCTTGTGGGGCTGGGGAAAGTGATTGAGATTTCAAGCGAAGACAACGTAATGAAAGTAAAAGTTAGAGAAATGCTCCCACAGGAAATGGCAATGGGCTAA
- a CDS encoding YbhB/YbcL family Raf kinase inhibitor-like protein, with the protein MKTIPLLLGVLVLTAGCIGGGEKMDLKVSSVFRNNEFIPSKYTCEGIDVNPPLKLEGLSDKAVSIAIIVDDPDAPIGTFTHWVAWNIPPTGEIPENIPKEKIVERPIKVIQGKNDFGRIGYNGPCPPRGHGVHHYHFKVYVLDTTLDLKPGASKRDLEKAIEGHVIQFGELVGLYERR; encoded by the coding sequence ATGAAAACCATTCCTTTGCTCCTTGGGGTTTTGGTTCTAACTGCAGGATGCATTGGAGGAGGTGAAAAGATGGATTTGAAAGTTAGCTCCGTTTTTAGAAACAACGAGTTTATCCCATCGAAGTACACCTGTGAAGGGATCGATGTGAATCCCCCGCTGAAGCTCGAAGGATTGAGCGACAAGGCTGTAAGCATAGCGATAATAGTTGATGATCCAGACGCTCCGATTGGCACCTTCACACATTGGGTGGCTTGGAATATCCCTCCTACTGGGGAGATACCGGAGAACATTCCAAAAGAAAAGATCGTTGAAAGGCCAATAAAAGTCATTCAAGGAAAGAACGACTTTGGGAGGATTGGCTACAATGGCCCCTGCCCTCCAAGGGGGCATGGGGTGCACCACTATCACTTCAAGGTCTACGTTCTCGATACAACCCTTGACTTAAAACCCGGGGCAAGCAAGAGGGATTTGGAAAAGGCCATTGAAGGGCACGTAATTCAATTTGGGGAGCTGGTTGGCCTTTATGAGAGAAGGTGA
- a CDS encoding thioredoxin family protein, with amino-acid sequence MKKALGVLLLVVIVFTSMCISGNQTTTSIPPSSSTATETFTLDKAKFHFYMYGLATCPHCKKMKEEIPKFFGKEALTYYELQGNDYNGKMFEQLYQILGVTGVPVTGIFYDGKLYAIVNGEFPVEYADDLVEEAKNVKGVLFIADKTYLIPENTTEIINKLEYIFTNGEPSEI; translated from the coding sequence ATGAAAAAAGCTTTAGGGGTTTTGCTCCTTGTGGTGATAGTGTTCACCAGCATGTGCATCTCGGGCAATCAAACTACCACGTCTATCCCTCCCTCTTCCAGCACAGCAACGGAAACTTTCACACTGGACAAGGCAAAATTCCACTTTTACATGTACGGACTGGCAACGTGCCCCCACTGTAAGAAAATGAAAGAAGAAATACCAAAATTTTTTGGAAAAGAAGCTTTAACATACTATGAGCTGCAGGGAAACGACTACAACGGAAAGATGTTTGAGCAGCTCTACCAAATCCTCGGAGTGACCGGTGTTCCGGTAACGGGGATATTCTACGATGGGAAGCTATACGCAATAGTAAACGGGGAGTTTCCGGTTGAATACGCGGATGACCTCGTTGAAGAAGCCAAAAACGTCAAGGGAGTACTGTTTATAGCCGACAAAACCTACCTTATCCCAGAGAACACGACCGAAATCATTAATAAGCTTGAATACATTTTCACCAATGGTGAGCCGAGTGAGATCTGA
- a CDS encoding electron transporter, with protein MRSEIRVLLLIILSSIGLTAGVLSLLGLRNLIYPLLTLAGADSINPCTFVIYTMLLIALSLKENISKRRIYAVGLAFVAAIYISYYLLGIGLVILTKTIPVWVAGVVSIAFGAYTFVTGYMEKSRIVKKEEVRRNIFRREATIFGAFSLGVIISFTLLPCSSGTYLAYAILISKVGKALTLILLALYNVIFILPLLIILLTVGSITESKSVSQRIVQKSRELSMIAGALLILLGVYVILGM; from the coding sequence GTGAGATCTGAAATCAGGGTTCTCCTTTTAATAATTTTATCTTCAATTGGACTAACGGCGGGCGTATTGTCACTTCTTGGCTTAAGAAATCTAATCTACCCCCTTTTAACACTTGCCGGTGCGGATTCGATAAACCCCTGTACGTTTGTCATTTACACGATGCTCCTCATAGCCCTCTCCCTAAAAGAAAATATTTCCAAAAGGAGAATCTACGCTGTTGGGCTGGCATTTGTTGCTGCAATTTACATCTCCTACTACCTCCTCGGGATTGGGCTGGTGATACTCACCAAGACGATTCCGGTATGGGTCGCGGGGGTTGTTTCAATAGCCTTTGGCGCTTACACATTCGTAACCGGCTACATGGAAAAAAGCAGGATAGTGAAGAAGGAGGAGGTGAGAAGGAACATATTCAGAAGGGAAGCGACTATCTTTGGAGCTTTTTCCCTCGGTGTTATAATATCGTTCACACTCCTCCCCTGCTCCTCCGGGACTTATCTGGCATACGCAATTCTCATATCCAAGGTGGGAAAGGCTTTAACGCTAATCCTTCTGGCACTTTACAACGTCATCTTCATCCTTCCACTCCTCATCATACTACTCACTGTTGGAAGCATAACGGAGAGCAAATCGGTCTCGCAGAGAATAGTTCAAAAGTCCAGGGAGCTTTCAATGATCGCTGGAGCATTGTTGATACTTCTTGGAGTATACGTTATCCTTGGGATGTAG
- a CDS encoding TrkA family potassium uptake protein produces MIPVPLIRRLLRIRIKLKRSKIFALALAVVLLAIILALLYMYAEGVDFFTALYWAVITMATIGYGDITPSTTLGKIIAIFASIGGIATFTAFVSILAEYFLSGSIRRMMGMQRVKFKDHYVIMGRGETVESALLELMDAIGKNQAPNKPIIVILPNDDERKKLTIPEEVEVIIGEFTNRETLERANIGNAGYVLLTLGDDSESVFVTLMIKQLSEAKVFVEVLKRESVPLLRQAGADRVITSRTLAGRLLASAVFEPEVVDVIDDITTALGRYDVTSLRLPEMDRMAFGEAFKILYSKGLFLLGYAKDEIHLMPPLDEPIPEGAKLLVIKSAK; encoded by the coding sequence ATGATACCGGTTCCATTGATTAGGAGGCTTTTGAGGATAAGGATAAAGCTGAAAAGGAGCAAAATATTCGCCCTTGCCTTAGCCGTGGTTCTGCTTGCAATAATCCTGGCATTACTTTACATGTATGCTGAGGGGGTAGATTTCTTCACGGCTCTTTACTGGGCGGTCATAACAATGGCAACCATTGGATATGGGGACATAACTCCATCGACCACCCTTGGCAAGATTATAGCGATTTTTGCTTCTATCGGTGGTATAGCTACGTTCACAGCTTTTGTTTCAATCCTTGCGGAATATTTCTTGTCTGGCTCGATTAGGAGGATGATGGGGATGCAGAGGGTAAAGTTTAAGGACCATTACGTTATCATGGGGAGGGGAGAAACTGTAGAAAGCGCTTTGCTGGAGCTTATGGATGCCATAGGTAAAAATCAAGCTCCCAACAAGCCAATAATCGTCATTCTTCCGAACGATGATGAAAGGAAAAAGCTTACCATTCCAGAGGAAGTGGAAGTTATCATTGGGGAGTTCACGAATAGGGAAACGTTGGAGAGAGCAAATATCGGGAACGCTGGTTATGTTCTCCTGACTTTGGGCGATGATTCCGAGTCCGTGTTCGTTACGTTGATGATAAAACAGCTCTCTGAGGCAAAGGTCTTTGTGGAGGTTCTTAAACGCGAGAGTGTTCCTCTCTTGAGACAGGCCGGAGCGGATAGGGTAATAACCAGTAGAACTCTGGCTGGAAGGTTGCTTGCAAGCGCAGTCTTTGAGCCCGAGGTTGTTGACGTCATAGATGATATAACAACGGCCCTCGGGAGATACGATGTAACTTCTCTAAGACTCCCCGAGATGGATAGAATGGCTTTTGGAGAGGCATTCAAAATTCTCTATTCCAAGGGTTTGTTCCTTCTCGGGTATGCAAAAGATGAAATCCACCTCATGCCACCTCTTGATGAGCCGATTCCAGAAGGTGCAAAGCTGTTGGTTATCAAGTCTGCAAAGTAG
- the radA gene encoding DNA repair and recombination protein RadA, which produces MARKKKVEDEIKELEEFEELDDLEELSIEAESETTKKKEIRSLEDLPGVGPATAEKLREAGYDSLEAIAVASPLELKELAGISEGAALKIIQAAREAVNIGTFMRADEYLKKRAVVGKITTGSKSLDKLLGGGIETQAISEVFGEFGSGKCFAKDTPIYYENDTVVHFESIEEMYTKYALKNGEVPFDNGFAVPVDTVTVYAFDLDSGEVKRTKASYIYREKVSNLVELKLSTGINIKVTLPHPVLVFRDGFQWIKAGEIKRGDVLVGVRKVPANSLIKVGGFNSGGVGRYPPQLARYLGKLYSHFKLPKQEGETASHLLTRSKEVWFTEKTLEKIEAYFKKALAELERAEKELCNTDKPKLPFSWTVLRKYGFTEGQIKNYRYRGIPKDTELRAKVISALKSEIQHLREIARHALEVISLARKLSFHEVESVSLVEYNDYVYDLVVPEVHNFVAPNGLILHNTQLAHTLAVLVQKPPEEGGLNGSVIWIDTENTFRPERIKQIAENRGMDPEEVLKNIYVARAFNSNHQMLLVEKAEEIIKEKAASDRPVKLLVVDSLTGHFRSEYVGRGTLAERQQKLAKHLADLHRLANLYDIAVFVTNQVQARPDAFFGDPTRPIGGHILAHSATVRVYLRKGKAGKRIARLIDSPHLPEGEAAFSITEKGIED; this is translated from the coding sequence ATGGCGAGAAAAAAGAAAGTTGAGGATGAAATTAAAGAGCTTGAAGAGTTTGAAGAGCTCGACGATCTTGAAGAATTGTCTATTGAAGCAGAGAGTGAAACAACAAAAAAGAAAGAAATAAGAAGCCTGGAAGATCTCCCCGGAGTTGGACCCGCAACTGCTGAAAAGCTTAGAGAGGCAGGTTATGATAGTTTGGAAGCAATAGCAGTTGCATCTCCCTTGGAATTAAAAGAGCTTGCTGGAATAAGTGAAGGGGCCGCTTTAAAGATCATTCAAGCCGCAAGAGAAGCCGTCAATATCGGAACCTTTATGCGTGCCGATGAGTATTTGAAAAAGAGAGCTGTTGTGGGCAAGATTACTACCGGAAGCAAGTCCTTGGACAAGCTTCTCGGCGGTGGGATTGAGACACAGGCTATTTCAGAGGTATTTGGAGAGTTTGGAAGTGGAAAATGCTTTGCAAAGGACACTCCAATCTATTACGAAAATGACACAGTAGTGCATTTTGAGAGCATAGAGGAAATGTATACAAAGTATGCACTCAAAAATGGCGAAGTTCCATTTGACAATGGCTTCGCTGTTCCAGTGGATACTGTGACCGTTTACGCCTTTGATCTTGACAGTGGGGAAGTAAAAAGGACAAAGGCAAGTTACATTTACCGGGAGAAGGTCTCAAACCTTGTAGAACTTAAGCTTTCAACTGGGATCAACATTAAAGTAACACTTCCTCACCCCGTGTTGGTATTTAGGGATGGGTTCCAGTGGATAAAGGCTGGAGAAATCAAAAGGGGAGATGTGCTTGTAGGGGTTAGGAAAGTACCAGCAAATTCTTTAATTAAAGTTGGTGGATTTAATTCGGGAGGCGTTGGAAGGTATCCACCACAGCTTGCACGGTACCTAGGAAAGCTTTATTCACACTTCAAGTTGCCTAAACAAGAAGGTGAGACGGCATCTCACTTGCTAACACGTTCAAAGGAAGTTTGGTTTACTGAAAAGACGTTGGAGAAAATAGAAGCGTACTTTAAAAAAGCCCTTGCAGAGCTTGAGCGTGCTGAAAAAGAACTTTGCAATACTGATAAGCCAAAGCTACCATTTTCATGGACAGTCCTCAGAAAATATGGTTTTACAGAAGGTCAAATTAAAAATTACCGCTACCGGGGGATTCCTAAAGATACAGAATTAAGAGCTAAAGTTATATCCGCGCTGAAATCTGAAATTCAACACCTAAGAGAAATAGCAAGGCACGCACTTGAGGTGATATCTTTAGCTAGGAAGCTCTCATTCCACGAAGTTGAGAGCGTTAGCTTGGTGGAATACAACGACTACGTCTACGATCTGGTGGTTCCAGAGGTTCACAACTTTGTTGCACCAAACGGGCTGATACTCCACAATACCCAATTAGCCCACACACTGGCTGTTCTCGTCCAAAAGCCCCCAGAGGAGGGCGGCTTGAATGGAAGTGTAATCTGGATTGATACCGAGAATACATTTAGGCCAGAAAGAATAAAGCAAATAGCGGAAAACAGGGGCATGGATCCGGAGGAAGTATTAAAGAACATTTACGTTGCCAGGGCCTTTAACTCCAACCATCAAATGCTCCTCGTAGAAAAGGCGGAGGAAATAATCAAGGAAAAAGCTGCAAGCGACAGGCCGGTTAAACTTCTTGTCGTGGACTCTCTCACAGGACACTTTAGATCCGAATACGTTGGAAGAGGAACATTGGCGGAGAGGCAACAAAAGCTCGCCAAGCACTTGGCTGACCTCCATCGTTTGGCCAACCTTTACGATATAGCGGTGTTTGTTACCAACCAAGTTCAAGCGAGACCCGATGCATTCTTTGGCGATCCAACAAGACCAATAGGAGGTCATATCTTGGCACACTCCGCAACAGTTAGAGTTTATTTAAGGAAAGGAAAGGCTGGAAAGAGAATTGCAAGACTTATAGACTCTCCACATCTCCCTGAAGGAGAAGCGGCGTTTAGTATCACTGAAAAAGGAATTGAGGATTAG
- a CDS encoding proteasome assembly chaperone family protein, which yields MQKPVELILPKIERPIFIEGYPGIGLVGHIAANFIAKELNMEMIGYIESPFLPPMSLILEGKPNPPLRFYGKDNVIIAVADVYIPPTLVNEIAKEIIGYLKENNTEKVISLGGMGIGFFKEQMEVWGVGGSEEENRDLEKLGVKILKYGSIMGMSGKLLWEASKEGLKAYALLGETFGDRPDPRAAANVIEILKNLAPIEISTEPLLEEAQMIEEQLRKMHEQMESARRRAEKEYESVYL from the coding sequence ATGCAAAAACCAGTTGAGTTGATACTTCCAAAAATTGAAAGGCCCATTTTTATTGAAGGATATCCCGGGATTGGGCTTGTAGGCCACATTGCGGCTAATTTTATAGCCAAAGAACTCAACATGGAAATGATAGGCTACATTGAGAGTCCATTCTTGCCCCCAATGTCTCTAATTCTGGAAGGCAAACCAAACCCACCGTTGAGATTCTACGGGAAGGACAACGTTATCATTGCCGTTGCAGATGTATACATTCCTCCAACTTTGGTGAACGAGATAGCAAAAGAAATCATTGGCTACCTAAAAGAAAACAACACCGAGAAGGTAATTTCACTTGGCGGCATGGGGATTGGCTTTTTCAAAGAACAAATGGAAGTCTGGGGCGTAGGTGGGAGCGAAGAGGAGAACAGGGATTTGGAAAAATTGGGGGTCAAGATACTGAAATACGGCTCCATAATGGGGATGAGCGGAAAGCTGCTATGGGAAGCGAGTAAAGAAGGACTCAAAGCGTATGCCCTTTTGGGAGAGACCTTCGGTGATAGGCCCGATCCAAGGGCAGCGGCAAATGTAATCGAGATACTCAAAAACCTCGCCCCAATAGAGATTTCAACAGAGCCTTTACTCGAGGAAGCACAGATGATAGAGGAGCAGCTAAGAAAAATGCACGAACAAATGGAGTCCGCTAGAAGAAGGGCTGAAAAGGAATATGAAAGCGTTTATCTGTGA
- a CDS encoding DUF2284 domain-containing protein, translating into MRVIWEKEIAAEEIVVSPRPVWKCRSCPVYGKSPSCPPHAPPWKETKELVEHYKRALLIKFEINFENFEEEKRKVLNYILKREEELFKSGNFYATALFPGNCNLCEECEFEKSGECKMPSKVRPSIDAVGIELSKIVKLDFSESVLYGLILID; encoded by the coding sequence ATGAGGGTAATCTGGGAGAAAGAGATAGCAGCAGAGGAAATTGTTGTTTCACCAAGACCGGTGTGGAAGTGCAGAAGTTGCCCAGTCTATGGAAAAAGCCCTTCCTGCCCACCTCATGCTCCTCCATGGAAGGAAACGAAGGAGCTGGTAGAACATTACAAGCGAGCACTTCTGATAAAGTTTGAGATCAACTTCGAGAATTTTGAAGAAGAAAAGAGGAAGGTGCTGAATTATATCCTGAAGAGAGAGGAAGAGCTGTTCAAAAGCGGGAATTTCTATGCAACAGCACTATTTCCGGGAAACTGCAACCTCTGTGAAGAGTGCGAATTCGAGAAAAGTGGAGAGTGCAAAATGCCAAGTAAAGTGAGGCCTTCAATAGATGCTGTAGGAATAGAGCTCTCAAAAATAGTCAAGCTCGACTTCTCCGAAAGTGTTTTGTATGGGCTCATTCTTATAGATTAA